One genomic window of Polaromonas sp. SP1 includes the following:
- a CDS encoding TaqI-like C-terminal specificity domain-containing protein has translation MILTALTPRAALNKAFRKQRPSRSEIDHFRENLRAMLEKSNDVESEEFHKSLISTFLLNTFYSPNHFINTKADIDLVVHNGVGPNTPVGILIEAKKPTNRSQMPQLHAPNTKALQELLLYYLRERFSKDGHNLDVRHLIITNAYEWFIFDANVFETEFAQNKALVQRFIDFEQGRLSGTTTDFFYKEIAAPAIQAVSCEVRVTHFDLREFQTALNRVDPSDDGKLVPLFKILSPQHLLKLPFLNDSNTLHRGFYSELLHIIGLTESKKGTRRLIGRKDVRERNAGSLLENAITQLETLDKLNRVTDLARFGSTRDERLFGVALELVLTWINRIIFLKLIEAQLSSYARKLPYPSFLQIKTVPSFDALNGIFFQVLARRPEERADDMRARFSHIPYLNSSLFEPTELEHETVFISSLQDEKRLAIYPSSVIKNSLGKRRSGEMPTLEYLYEFLEAYDFASDVGSTEVQEDHKSLINASVLGLIFEKINGYKDGSFFTPGFVTMHICREAVRKAVVQRFNSEKGWSCADVNDLYHRIENTEEANQIIGSVRICDPAVGSGHFLVSALNELIALKAELRLLQDRNGQRLKEYSVSVVNDELTVTDEDGDFLHYNPAHKESQRVQEALFHEKQALIESCLFGVDINPNSVHICRLRLWIELLKHAYYKDDGALETLPNIDINIKSGDSLISRFTTDVDVGRFLRRKKLRVTDYRAAIRTYQNASSKDEKRDIQTFIDRLKGDLRTEIFDNDPKVRRLYAAEAELIASENQQVLFEESEAKKKARRLREEQLRSELRELAANIEAIRSNRIFQGAFEWCFEFPEVLADDGKFIGFDLVLGNPPYGVSIKGLEREYLVKTLGKVPDFEIYYWFMSRARQILRPQGVLGYIIPNTFLFNVNAASFRLALFDNWNLDEILDCTKVSVFEDAVVRNAIVTFTKMPSNGALGYKRTNDVVTFSELAKRPTLMLDKSNVEASNQNWGLLFSLDETVQRLVRKLRAMPTLDMHFSASQGYIPYRQSDLAKLHGEDEAKKITEHRLWHANERVGPDYIEEIFGRSISRYAYSRSGTFVRYGKHVASFVDPKFFTQRRLLVREITNPTVIACIVEETFVNDPQIISVISKTETFSIDFLWAIMNSKLARFFHFNASPKATKGLFPKILVLDVNKFPLPVAVTDETKRTVGDLVRAAHASGELDRSSIEETLDKVVFEMYGLDSAEISTITMSSSSYGPTASHSHSGESHA, from the coding sequence ATGATTCTGACCGCACTAACCCCTCGCGCAGCCTTGAACAAAGCCTTTCGGAAACAACGGCCTTCTAGATCCGAGATTGACCACTTCAGAGAAAATCTTCGTGCCATGCTGGAGAAGAGCAATGACGTTGAGTCTGAGGAGTTTCACAAGAGCTTGATTTCAACCTTCCTACTGAACACCTTCTATTCGCCTAACCATTTTATCAATACCAAGGCCGACATTGACTTAGTAGTCCACAACGGAGTTGGACCAAACACTCCGGTTGGCATTCTGATAGAAGCAAAAAAGCCGACCAATAGAAGCCAGATGCCGCAGCTGCATGCGCCTAATACCAAGGCGCTGCAGGAATTGCTTCTGTACTACCTAAGGGAACGTTTCTCAAAGGACGGCCACAACCTCGACGTTCGCCATCTGATCATAACTAACGCATACGAGTGGTTCATATTTGATGCCAATGTGTTTGAGACTGAATTTGCACAAAACAAGGCCTTGGTACAGCGGTTTATTGACTTCGAACAGGGGCGTCTCTCTGGCACTACGACTGATTTTTTCTATAAAGAGATCGCCGCACCCGCAATTCAGGCTGTTTCCTGTGAGGTGCGGGTCACTCATTTTGATCTACGAGAGTTTCAGACCGCTTTAAATAGGGTTGATCCTAGTGATGACGGAAAGCTCGTACCTCTCTTTAAAATCTTGTCGCCACAGCACCTACTCAAACTTCCATTCTTAAATGACAGTAATACGTTACATCGCGGTTTCTATTCGGAACTACTCCACATAATTGGCCTAACGGAAAGCAAGAAAGGAACCAGGCGGCTGATCGGGCGCAAGGACGTGCGGGAGCGAAATGCTGGCTCGCTGCTTGAAAACGCCATCACACAACTTGAGACGCTTGACAAGTTAAACCGCGTGACAGATCTGGCCAGGTTTGGCTCAACAAGAGACGAGCGTCTTTTCGGCGTCGCCTTAGAGCTTGTCTTGACATGGATAAACCGAATCATTTTTCTGAAATTAATTGAAGCTCAGCTTTCGTCTTACGCGCGAAAGTTGCCGTACCCGTCCTTCCTTCAGATAAAGACCGTCCCTAGCTTTGACGCATTGAATGGCATCTTCTTCCAAGTTTTGGCGCGAAGGCCGGAAGAACGGGCAGACGATATGAGGGCTAGGTTCAGCCACATTCCGTATCTAAACAGTTCGCTTTTTGAGCCCACGGAACTCGAGCATGAGACTGTTTTTATCAGTAGCCTACAAGATGAGAAACGGCTCGCTATCTATCCGTCTTCAGTCATTAAGAATTCGCTAGGAAAGAGAAGAAGCGGCGAAATGCCCACGCTTGAGTATCTTTATGAATTTCTTGAAGCCTATGATTTTGCAAGTGATGTGGGCTCTACGGAGGTTCAGGAAGACCATAAATCTCTAATTAACGCGTCGGTGCTTGGGCTAATTTTTGAGAAGATTAATGGCTACAAAGACGGGTCGTTCTTCACCCCAGGTTTCGTAACCATGCATATCTGCCGTGAGGCTGTACGTAAAGCGGTGGTGCAACGTTTCAACAGCGAAAAGGGTTGGAGCTGTGCTGATGTCAATGATCTCTACCACCGCATCGAGAATACGGAGGAAGCAAATCAGATTATTGGTTCGGTTCGCATATGCGATCCTGCGGTGGGGTCGGGCCACTTTCTTGTTTCCGCCTTGAACGAACTCATCGCCCTTAAGGCGGAATTAAGACTTTTGCAAGACCGCAATGGTCAGCGCTTGAAGGAATATTCGGTATCAGTTGTCAATGACGAGTTGACTGTTACTGATGAAGATGGCGATTTCCTGCATTACAACCCGGCACATAAAGAGAGCCAAAGAGTGCAGGAAGCCTTGTTTCATGAAAAGCAGGCGCTAATTGAGTCTTGCCTGTTTGGAGTTGATATTAATCCAAACTCAGTTCACATCTGCCGACTGCGATTGTGGATCGAGCTTCTCAAACACGCCTACTACAAGGATGATGGAGCGCTTGAGACTCTTCCAAATATTGACATTAACATCAAAAGTGGTGATTCCCTCATTTCTCGCTTTACGACCGATGTCGATGTGGGTCGTTTTCTAAGGCGTAAAAAACTCAGGGTCACCGACTACAGAGCGGCTATTCGAACCTATCAGAATGCAAGCAGCAAGGACGAAAAGCGTGACATCCAGACTTTTATTGATCGTCTTAAGGGTGATCTGAGAACCGAGATATTCGATAACGATCCTAAAGTTAGGCGACTTTATGCGGCCGAAGCTGAATTGATTGCTTCGGAGAATCAACAAGTGTTGTTCGAAGAAAGCGAAGCAAAGAAGAAGGCAAGGCGCTTGCGGGAGGAACAACTTCGGTCTGAGTTGAGGGAGCTGGCTGCGAACATAGAGGCTATTCGGAGTAACAGGATCTTCCAGGGTGCTTTCGAGTGGTGTTTTGAATTTCCGGAGGTTCTCGCTGATGATGGAAAATTCATCGGATTCGATCTCGTTCTTGGGAATCCCCCGTATGGAGTTTCCATAAAGGGCCTCGAGCGCGAGTACTTAGTGAAGACCTTGGGCAAAGTCCCTGACTTTGAGATTTACTACTGGTTCATGAGCCGGGCGCGTCAGATATTGCGGCCTCAAGGAGTTCTGGGGTACATCATCCCGAACACCTTTTTATTCAATGTCAACGCCGCAAGCTTTAGATTGGCTCTTTTTGATAATTGGAATTTGGACGAGATCTTGGATTGCACAAAGGTTTCTGTATTTGAGGATGCCGTTGTACGCAATGCCATAGTCACCTTTACGAAGATGCCATCGAATGGCGCCCTGGGATATAAGCGGACTAATGATGTCGTCACATTCTCGGAGTTGGCGAAACGACCGACTTTGATGCTGGACAAGTCAAACGTCGAAGCCAGCAACCAGAACTGGGGGCTTCTGTTTAGCCTGGATGAAACGGTACAAAGGCTGGTTCGGAAACTCAGAGCAATGCCAACGCTCGACATGCACTTTTCTGCTTCGCAGGGGTACATCCCATATCGCCAAAGCGATCTGGCTAAGCTTCACGGTGAAGACGAGGCTAAGAAAATTACCGAGCATAGGCTGTGGCACGCCAACGAGAGGGTCGGACCTGATTACATTGAGGAAATATTCGGCCGATCCATATCCCGATATGCGTACTCACGCTCCGGAACATTTGTGCGATATGGCAAACACGTCGCCAGCTTTGTTGATCCGAAGTTTTTCACCCAACGCAGACTCCTTGTCCGCGAGATTACCAATCCAACTGTCATAGCGTGCATCGTCGAAGAAACCTTCGTAAATGATCCACAGATAATCTCGGTCATATCGAAAACGGAGACGTTCTCAATTGATTTTTTGTGGGCGATTATGAATTCGAAGCTTGCGCGATTTTTTCACTTCAACGCGTCGCCAAAGGCCACGAAAGGTCTATTCCCAAAAATTCTTGTTCTCGATGTCAATAAGTTTCCTTTACCGGTTGCAGTTACAGACGAAACTAAGCGAACAGTTGGGGACTTAGTTCGGGCGGCCCATGCATCAGGCGAGTTGGATCGATCCTCTATTGAGGAGACTTTAGACAAAGTTGTATTCGAAATGTATGGTCTCGATTCAGCGGAAATTTCGACAATCACGATGTCCTCGTCCTCCTACGGTCCGACGGCTAGTCATTCCCACTCAGGAGAAAGTCATGCTTAA
- a CDS encoding DNA-binding transcriptional regulator — protein sequence MPNIATVLKGEIARVARKEVRADTQQLKKASTHCRSDIAALKRRITALEQLVNRLAKANDKKAAFNIAEPQGAAFRFSASGLQAQRKRLGLSAAEAGLLLGVSNQSVYKWENGKARPRTSQFASIAALRTLGKTEAAARIIELTTQR from the coding sequence ATGCCCAATATCGCTACCGTCTTGAAAGGAGAAATTGCCCGCGTTGCACGCAAGGAAGTCCGAGCCGACACGCAACAACTCAAGAAGGCGTCAACGCATTGCCGTTCGGACATTGCTGCGCTGAAGCGCCGAATTACTGCACTCGAGCAGCTTGTCAATCGACTAGCCAAGGCTAACGACAAAAAGGCAGCGTTCAACATAGCAGAACCGCAAGGCGCCGCTTTCCGCTTCAGTGCGAGCGGCCTGCAGGCGCAGAGGAAACGCTTGGGCCTGTCGGCAGCAGAAGCCGGGCTGCTGCTCGGCGTGTCGAATCAGTCCGTCTACAAGTGGGAAAACGGCAAAGCAAGGCCGCGTACCAGCCAATTCGCTTCAATTGCAGCATTGAGAACTCTGGGCAAAACTGAGGCTGCGGCTCGGATAATTGAGTTGACAACTCAGCGTTAA
- a CDS encoding class I SAM-dependent DNA methyltransferase, with protein MRPTITNSSMDEKLARILKLLDYQPQNGWLEASEFDGVSVHRFALTQAAQEMNVAGAFAWIDEVPTTRLVAPLVYVALAADLAEAKKIHRKVWSQGLVPFLIVLTPQEVVPLHGFQFSSALWEKSVSSISWSDVPATFEQRGQLEDRVANLLDYRAVKLRTSLFWRDRAIEVSGRVDQYLLMGLESLSDSLIKGLKVTRPLPPTAANGLIGRFLYVLFLVDRGIINQQWLNERGHEEISLADSNQPWSAASTWALLEDLDGIFNGSIFPLSAADRRKIDATHINLIRLVMRHGAKITGSGEVQLAFIDVDLGVMRIETLSAVYEQFLENIKSGERRQQGAYYTPPFLVDLVLDRVEESVVLRDGITVLDPAAGSGVFLVGAYRRILEHARTANFNAEMGLDEVRGLLQRNIYGVERNPDACHVAAFSLYLTMLDYVMPRDLRKVAAGHDPNKLFPSLVGTNLFAVDFFASPAAMPTLPREIHCVVGNPPWQTLKKLKSTPASRWATEHRESPIGNDQAAELFVWKSLRQHMTANGLLALLIPAKSFVNPTAYKFRKNLMAEFTIVGAVNFSHLRHRLFAGAKHACAALFVKNERPSPTSWAWVYSPLSIGQPMPYKAWPWTLIVDRSEIQTFPHSRLAEDSRAWFEAFMLRPVDRQIRSFVQDRAQAGVIQLLGKFCAGIGASVKRGGSSVETGLESKFLEVESPPPSLLEMVSSKPRTRDLFEEPAKTALRSDRLPLAQLARVSTTYKHQFSGHVLLVPRNFRDIRYLDYPKGFSSSFLAVYFEKAGSKTSPQERKVLLGLKKYLTSNTAQYFMATGGRRWLMDRSNVEPTDLQNFPVPFTSLEDPRLDKVLALEGTALENYLMRALGVEADYKLAIEEFLRFRIQFQDGDVPGDALERPSNQMLEKYVDVMRLQLDDLMGRENAFVVQHAVDEMTGVGVVAARFCEADMPTKKTPDLCREAVIQYQQHAKNSFSDSLSIGYDSVSTAVSVVKPLEYFRWTIDSAYSDSRHFMNTFMKGAV; from the coding sequence ATGAGGCCCACCATCACGAACTCTTCAATGGACGAAAAGCTTGCAAGAATTCTGAAGCTTTTGGACTACCAACCTCAAAATGGGTGGTTGGAAGCTAGCGAGTTTGATGGAGTTAGCGTTCATCGATTTGCATTGACGCAAGCTGCTCAAGAGATGAATGTTGCGGGCGCTTTTGCCTGGATTGATGAAGTTCCTACAACACGGCTTGTCGCGCCACTGGTGTATGTGGCATTAGCCGCAGATCTCGCCGAGGCCAAGAAAATCCATCGGAAGGTTTGGAGCCAAGGGCTCGTCCCTTTTCTGATTGTTCTTACCCCACAGGAGGTTGTTCCGCTGCACGGATTCCAGTTCTCTAGTGCCTTGTGGGAGAAGAGCGTTTCCTCCATTTCTTGGAGCGACGTTCCTGCCACTTTTGAACAACGCGGGCAGTTAGAAGATCGGGTTGCCAATCTGCTTGATTATCGGGCTGTAAAACTCCGAACTTCGCTGTTTTGGAGAGACCGCGCGATTGAAGTATCAGGCCGTGTTGATCAGTACCTACTCATGGGCCTGGAGTCTTTGAGCGATAGCCTGATCAAAGGCTTGAAAGTCACCCGACCACTCCCGCCCACTGCTGCTAACGGCCTAATTGGCCGATTCCTCTATGTACTTTTCTTGGTAGATCGCGGGATCATTAATCAGCAGTGGCTGAATGAACGCGGCCATGAGGAAATATCTCTTGCAGATTCGAATCAACCTTGGTCTGCTGCATCGACATGGGCATTGTTGGAAGATCTCGACGGGATTTTCAATGGCAGTATCTTTCCCCTCAGTGCGGCAGATCGCCGGAAAATTGATGCCACCCATATCAACCTAATCCGCCTGGTTATGCGGCACGGGGCAAAAATCACTGGGAGCGGCGAAGTCCAGTTGGCATTCATTGATGTAGATCTGGGGGTAATGCGGATAGAAACCTTATCTGCGGTCTACGAACAATTCTTGGAGAATATTAAGTCCGGGGAGAGACGTCAACAGGGGGCTTACTACACCCCCCCTTTTTTGGTCGACCTGGTTCTTGATAGAGTTGAAGAATCGGTCGTCCTCCGGGATGGAATAACTGTGCTGGATCCCGCTGCGGGTTCAGGAGTTTTTTTGGTCGGTGCATATAGGCGCATTCTCGAGCATGCGCGCACCGCTAATTTCAACGCCGAAATGGGGTTGGATGAAGTGCGGGGCCTACTCCAGCGAAATATTTACGGAGTGGAGCGCAACCCTGATGCCTGCCACGTAGCAGCGTTTAGCCTTTATTTAACAATGCTTGACTATGTCATGCCGCGCGATCTACGCAAGGTTGCGGCTGGACATGACCCAAACAAGCTATTTCCCAGTCTTGTTGGCACCAACCTTTTTGCCGTCGATTTTTTCGCTTCGCCGGCGGCTATGCCAACGTTGCCTAGAGAAATTCATTGTGTAGTCGGAAACCCGCCTTGGCAAACGCTGAAAAAACTTAAATCAACGCCTGCGTCGCGGTGGGCGACCGAACATCGGGAGTCGCCAATTGGCAACGACCAGGCGGCGGAACTCTTTGTGTGGAAATCCTTGCGCCAGCATATGACGGCCAACGGGTTGCTTGCATTGCTCATCCCGGCAAAGTCATTTGTGAATCCGACCGCATATAAGTTCCGAAAGAACTTAATGGCGGAATTCACAATCGTCGGAGCTGTGAACTTTTCACACCTTAGACACCGGCTTTTCGCGGGCGCCAAACACGCGTGTGCCGCGCTATTTGTCAAAAATGAGCGCCCCTCTCCAACGAGTTGGGCGTGGGTGTATTCACCGCTCTCAATAGGTCAACCAATGCCATACAAAGCATGGCCGTGGACACTTATCGTTGATCGCTCGGAGATACAGACCTTTCCGCATTCGCGTCTGGCAGAGGATTCTCGCGCCTGGTTCGAGGCGTTCATGTTGCGGCCGGTGGATAGACAAATCCGATCCTTCGTGCAGGATCGAGCGCAAGCTGGGGTCATTCAGCTATTGGGGAAATTTTGTGCAGGCATTGGGGCCTCGGTTAAACGAGGCGGGAGTTCGGTTGAGACTGGCCTTGAGAGCAAATTTCTTGAAGTCGAGTCTCCTCCTCCATCATTGCTGGAGATGGTTTCCAGCAAGCCTCGCACCAGGGACCTATTTGAAGAGCCTGCGAAGACGGCCCTGCGCAGCGACCGTCTACCTTTGGCGCAGCTCGCACGAGTTTCAACAACTTATAAGCATCAGTTTAGTGGACATGTCCTGCTGGTGCCGCGCAATTTTCGGGATATTCGCTACCTTGACTATCCAAAGGGATTTTCATCGAGTTTTTTGGCGGTTTATTTTGAAAAAGCAGGGAGTAAGACATCTCCCCAAGAGAGAAAGGTTCTCCTCGGGTTGAAGAAGTATTTGACGAGCAATACCGCGCAATACTTTATGGCGACCGGAGGGCGCAGGTGGTTGATGGATCGCAGTAACGTCGAACCAACTGACCTTCAGAATTTCCCAGTTCCGTTTACAAGTCTTGAAGATCCCAGATTGGACAAAGTACTTGCGCTAGAAGGCACGGCGCTTGAAAACTATTTGATGAGAGCTTTAGGGGTCGAGGCGGACTATAAATTGGCCATTGAAGAATTTCTTCGGTTCAGAATTCAATTTCAGGACGGAGATGTGCCGGGTGACGCTTTGGAACGACCTTCTAACCAGATGCTGGAAAAATATGTCGATGTCATGCGTCTTCAACTAGACGATCTGATGGGGCGGGAAAACGCGTTTGTAGTTCAGCATGCTGTCGATGAAATGACGGGCGTCGGCGTTGTTGCTGCACGGTTTTGTGAAGCGGACATGCCGACGAAGAAGACGCCGGACTTGTGCAGAGAGGCGGTAATTCAATATCAACAGCATGCCAAAAATAGCTTCTCGGATAGTCTTTCGATAGGGTATGACTCCGTAAGCACAGCCGTCAGCGTGGTGAAGCCGCTGGAGTATTTCCGTTGGACGATCGATAGTGCCTATTCCGATAGCAGGCATTTCATGAACACCTTCATGAAGGGCGCTGTTTGA